The following proteins are encoded in a genomic region of Pelodictyon phaeoclathratiforme BU-1:
- a CDS encoding two-partner secretion domain-containing protein, translating into MCSTHSFIRSNVRSTVVVAVVVLFSLLAGHEVVALPAGGELAAGKATISTPSLTAMQIEQQSRQAIINWSSFGIGRGESVNVVQPDSRSALLNRVSGEDPSELFGTLSANGRIFLVNPNGVLFAPGASINVGGLVTSTLDIRNSDFLSEKYAFFRHGTVGSVINQGSLSGGFIALLGKNVSNTGTIVTTGGTTGIAAGEKITLNIDPSGLVAIRVEETAYNAQIRNSGVIEANDGRVVIKASAADALLASVVNNSGQVRATSMKERNGTIVLEGASIINTGTFTASAITVSSNNLIDAGTWNAGGSASGGTIAIDATGNIEQTAASRMTADGEEGGQIELDAGKGLYLSGMFSANGSSGRGGQISITAPQTFLAGAQIEANGQNGGGSILIGGGWQGKSNYLANAESTTVTGSCNIRANALENGNGGTVVLWSDHSTAFSGTIEAMGGHISGNGGEVELSSHETLTISGQVSTGAPHGNNGFLLLDPQNITIDASVTIPLFSLIPLPDANPAEGDQHGSGDILELSNGNILVASPFDDFVATDAGAVRLYRPDGTLLSMLCGSTANDQVGETVTALTGRKSAVTSTSEWSNGDQAAAGAVTWINESIGVSGSVSGTNSLVGSTVNDGTSIRVITLNNGNYVVSSPDWDNGTASDAGAVTWGNGLSGTIGVISAANSLVGSKKNDQVGTVTALTNGHYVVSSPLWDKGTVTNAGAVTWSNGLGGTVGTISATNSLVGSKTGDQVGSVTALTNGNYVVSAPNWDNGSITNAGMATLVNGLNGAVGTIIATNSLVGSKKEDKVGTGVTALTNGNYVVTSPSWDNGTTTDAGAVTWGNGINGAIGVISTTNSLVGSTANDLASAYVTALANGNYVVGSPEWDNGPTTNAGAVTWGNGIGGTAGMISSSSSLTGSAASDGLGSTVTALTNGNYVAAWPHWDNGTATDAGAVSWGNGNGGSVGTISPGNSLVGSTVNDGTRYNIIPLTNGNYVVGSPYWDNGPATDAGAVTWGNGFEGTTGVIGEENSLIGSSKNDYAGSDSSGKNNITALSNGNYVASSILWDQGTTANTGAVTWGDGLGGSAGVINASNSLVGSKTGDQVGTVTALPNGNYVVSSPLWNNGTLTNAGALTLLDGVNNNTTGAISSLNSLVGSSKEDQLGIGGITALTIGSMNGSFVVSSFNQANETGWVEILTPNPEQESVEQEYRFNPDAANTFHPSQITALLNKGSQVVLKANNDITINSSIIADNPLGNGGNLYLNAGKSILLNATISTDNGNLTMASNDTQANGVVDQWRSAGNATITMGEGTSIIAGSGNVAIELRDGSGNTNRESGDITLRNITASNIIALNFGPTEGSGITLASGTLASEATEGSTIILAGNDFDNSANARLSTNGTARWIVYSDNPEATIKGGLKSDFRHYNASYTSYPPFNINESGNGFIYASLPNLLYVTTTLTSGSASSTFGTWPVATFGYTLTGFADSEDNAENIGLHGTMMVSEFPNATSKTGNYLIEYAGGLSSSVGFTFTAGTGLIYTVEKQPINFNEINPILSWQSETEHRAKRVLSGETLFNKPDQTINSPQKSFIVRRRAIKNTKYSSQSGDLIAPETITVPARAEALFFFSLPDSIFSNSNPDAIVTLEAHSINGTAVPSWISFDPKRKIISGKAPKEAIGKYRIELVAKDKFGGESRSIVLITIG; encoded by the coding sequence ATGTGCAGCACCCATAGCTTTATCAGGAGCAATGTCAGGAGTACAGTAGTTGTCGCTGTTGTTGTACTTTTCTCCCTGCTTGCTGGACACGAGGTTGTCGCTTTGCCCGCCGGGGGTGAGTTGGCTGCCGGAAAGGCCACCATCAGCACTCCATCACTCACAGCAATGCAAATTGAGCAACAGAGCCGCCAAGCCATTATCAACTGGAGCTCCTTCGGTATCGGCAGAGGTGAAAGCGTCAACGTAGTCCAGCCTGACAGCCGCTCCGCCCTCCTCAACCGGGTTTCGGGTGAGGATCCTTCTGAACTGTTCGGTACGCTTTCCGCAAACGGACGCATCTTTCTGGTGAACCCGAACGGCGTACTGTTTGCTCCCGGCGCCAGCATCAACGTTGGAGGATTGGTGACCTCTACACTCGATATCAGAAACAGCGACTTCCTCTCAGAAAAATATGCATTCTTCCGGCATGGCACGGTGGGTTCAGTAATAAATCAGGGCTCTTTGAGTGGTGGATTCATAGCGCTGCTTGGAAAAAATGTCTCGAACACCGGCACTATTGTCACCACAGGCGGAACAACAGGAATAGCCGCCGGTGAAAAAATTACCCTCAACATTGACCCCTCCGGTCTGGTAGCAATCAGAGTTGAAGAGACGGCATATAATGCTCAGATCAGAAACAGCGGCGTGATCGAAGCCAACGATGGAAGAGTGGTGATAAAAGCCTCGGCCGCCGACGCTCTGCTTGCCTCCGTGGTAAATAACAGTGGTCAGGTTCGTGCAACCAGCATGAAGGAACGCAATGGCACCATCGTGCTCGAAGGCGCATCAATCATCAACACAGGCACATTCACCGCTTCTGCAATCACTGTCAGTAGCAACAACCTTATCGATGCTGGCACCTGGAATGCCGGGGGCTCTGCCAGTGGAGGAACAATAGCAATTGATGCAACAGGTAACATTGAGCAAACCGCAGCAAGCCGCATGACTGCCGATGGAGAAGAGGGTGGCCAGATTGAGCTTGATGCAGGAAAGGGACTCTATCTCTCTGGAATGTTCAGTGCAAACGGCAGTTCGGGACGAGGCGGGCAGATCAGCATCACTGCACCACAAACGTTTCTCGCCGGAGCTCAGATAGAAGCTAATGGCCAGAATGGAGGAGGAAGCATTCTCATCGGGGGTGGCTGGCAAGGAAAAAGCAACTATCTGGCCAACGCCGAATCCACCACAGTAACCGGGAGCTGCAACATCAGGGCCAACGCTCTTGAAAATGGCAATGGCGGTACGGTAGTACTCTGGTCAGATCACTCAACCGCTTTTTCCGGCACAATTGAAGCCATGGGAGGCCATATCAGTGGGAACGGAGGAGAGGTCGAGCTCTCCAGCCACGAAACACTCACGATCTCCGGCCAGGTCAGCACAGGCGCGCCTCATGGCAACAACGGCTTTCTGCTGCTTGACCCGCAAAATATCACCATTGACGCCAGTGTCACAATTCCCCTCTTTTCCCTTATTCCCTTGCCTGATGCAAACCCGGCAGAGGGTGATCAGCATGGCTCCGGAGATATCCTTGAGCTGAGCAACGGCAACATTCTTGTTGCCAGCCCCTTCGATGATTTCGTTGCAACCGATGCCGGAGCTGTCAGACTCTACAGGCCAGATGGAACCTTGCTCTCCATGCTCTGCGGCTCAACAGCCAATGACCAGGTAGGTGAAACGGTCACTGCACTGACTGGCAGGAAGAGTGCTGTAACCTCAACATCTGAATGGTCGAATGGAGATCAAGCTGCTGCTGGCGCAGTCACATGGATTAATGAGAGTATCGGCGTAAGCGGAAGCGTATCTGGCACCAACAGCTTGGTGGGCTCTACAGTCAATGATGGTACTTCAATCCGTGTAATCACTCTGAACAACGGAAACTACGTGGTCAGCTCACCAGACTGGGACAATGGTACAGCCAGCGACGCCGGGGCTGTCACCTGGGGGAATGGGCTCAGCGGAACGATTGGGGTAATAAGTGCTGCCAACAGCCTCGTCGGTTCCAAAAAAAATGATCAGGTTGGTACGGTAACAGCATTGACGAATGGCCATTACGTCGTTTCATCTCCATTATGGGACAAAGGAACTGTTACCAATGCCGGTGCCGTAACCTGGTCGAACGGTCTCGGCGGAACAGTTGGAACAATAAGCGCGACCAACAGTCTGGTCGGCTCCAAAACCGGCGATCAGGTTGGCAGCGTCACTGCCCTGACAAACGGTAATTACGTTGTAAGCGCACCAAATTGGGATAATGGCTCAATCACCAATGCAGGTATGGCAACCCTGGTGAATGGACTCAACGGCGCTGTCGGAACAATAATCGCAACAAACAGCCTCGTCGGTTCAAAAAAAGAGGATAAAGTTGGAACCGGGGTAACGGCACTGACCAATGGCAATTACGTGGTCACATCACCCTCATGGGACAATGGTACAACTACTGACGCAGGAGCGGTGACCTGGGGTAATGGAATCAATGGTGCCATCGGAGTAATAAGCACGACGAACAGTCTGGTGGGATCAACAGCAAATGACCTTGCTTCAGCTTATGTTACAGCTCTTGCCAATGGCAACTACGTGGTTGGATCCCCCGAATGGGATAATGGTCCAACGACTAATGCTGGTGCAGTGACCTGGGGTAATGGAATCGGTGGAACTGCCGGAATGATAAGTAGTTCCAGCAGTCTGACCGGTTCAGCAGCCAGTGATGGGCTTGGTTCAACAGTGACGGCACTGACCAACGGAAACTACGTAGCGGCATGGCCGCATTGGGACAACGGCACGGCCACTGACGCAGGAGCAGTAAGCTGGGGAAATGGCAATGGAGGCTCGGTCGGTACCATAAGCCCTGGCAACAGTCTGGTTGGTTCAACTGTCAATGACGGAACACGTTACAATATAATACCCCTCACAAACGGGAACTACGTCGTAGGATCCCCATACTGGGACAATGGTCCGGCTACCGACGCAGGTGCAGTGACCTGGGGAAATGGTTTCGAGGGAACTACAGGAGTGATTGGTGAAGAGAACAGTCTGATCGGTTCAAGCAAAAATGACTATGCCGGATCAGACAGTTCAGGGAAAAATAACATAACCGCTTTGAGTAACGGTAATTATGTTGCCTCTTCCATACTATGGGATCAGGGAACAACGGCCAATACCGGCGCGGTGACCTGGGGAGATGGTCTTGGAGGGAGTGCCGGAGTAATCAACGCTTCCAACAGTCTGGTCGGCTCGAAAACAGGCGATCAGGTCGGAACAGTGACTGCTCTGCCCAACGGTAATTATGTCGTCTCTTCTCCATTATGGAACAATGGGACATTAACCAATGCTGGTGCCTTGACCTTGCTGGATGGAGTCAACAACAACACGACCGGAGCAATAAGCTCCTTGAACAGCCTTGTTGGATCCAGCAAAGAGGATCAACTCGGTATTGGCGGCATTACAGCGCTCACCATCGGCAGCATGAACGGGAGCTTCGTTGTCAGCTCTTTTAACCAAGCAAACGAAACGGGTTGGGTAGAGATTCTTACCCCGAACCCCGAACAGGAATCTGTTGAGCAGGAATACCGTTTCAACCCGGATGCTGCCAACACCTTCCATCCATCACAAATAACCGCGCTGCTCAATAAAGGGAGCCAGGTCGTTCTGAAGGCAAACAATGACATCACCATCAATTCATCCATCATCGCCGACAATCCCCTTGGAAACGGGGGAAATCTCTACCTGAATGCAGGAAAAAGCATACTGCTCAATGCGACTATCTCAACCGATAACGGCAATCTGACAATGGCTTCGAACGATACTCAGGCAAATGGAGTCGTCGATCAATGGCGTTCGGCAGGAAACGCAACAATCACCATGGGTGAAGGCACATCGATCATCGCAGGTTCAGGAAATGTAGCCATCGAACTGCGCGATGGATCGGGAAATACCAACAGGGAGAGCGGTGACATCACCTTGCGCAACATCACCGCCAGCAACATCATCGCCCTGAACTTCGGGCCGACAGAGGGCTCCGGTATCACTCTCGCCTCAGGAACTCTTGCAAGCGAAGCGACAGAGGGGAGCACGATTATTCTGGCAGGTAACGATTTCGACAATAGCGCAAATGCAAGACTCTCCACCAACGGAACAGCCCGATGGATCGTCTATTCTGACAATCCAGAAGCAACCATCAAAGGCGGACTGAAATCAGACTTTCGTCACTACAATGCCAGTTATACAAGCTACCCACCCTTCAACATCAACGAATCCGGCAATGGGTTTATCTATGCCTCTCTTCCGAACCTGCTTTATGTCACCACCACCTTGACCAGCGGCAGCGCCAGCAGCACTTTCGGAACATGGCCTGTTGCTACTTTCGGCTATACACTCACGGGTTTTGCCGATAGCGAAGATAATGCTGAAAATATCGGACTTCATGGCACCATGATGGTCAGCGAATTTCCCAATGCAACATCGAAAACAGGCAACTACTTGATAGAATATGCTGGCGGCCTGTCAAGCAGTGTTGGCTTCACCTTTACAGCAGGCACCGGGCTCATTTATACGGTTGAAAAACAGCCGATCAACTTTAATGAGATCAATCCGATACTGAGCTGGCAATCTGAAACAGAACATCGAGCAAAAAGAGTTCTTTCTGGCGAAACCCTTTTCAATAAACCTGATCAGACAATCAACTCGCCACAGAAAAGTTTTATCGTAAGGCGAAGAGCCATTAAGAATACAAAATACAGCTCCCAGAGTGGTGACCTTATTGCTCCCGAGACGATAACCGTGCCAGCAAGAGCAGAAGCATTGTTCTTTTTTTCTCTCCCTGACAGCATCTTCAGCAACAGCAATCCCGATGCAATTGTCACTCTCGAAGCACACTCAATCAATGGCACAGCAGTACCGTCATGGATCTCATTTGACCCCAAACGAAAAATAATAAGCGGGAAAGCGCCAAAAGAGGCAATAGGAAAATACAGGATTGAGCTGGTCGCCAAAGACAAGTTTGGTGGCGAGAGCCGGTCAATTGTACTGATAACAATCGGATAA
- the cysE gene encoding serine O-acetyltransferase, giving the protein MGIDIRNIWSTIVTEAANECGRDLQIRVFLEQHILRFDDFGSSLAMLLSVKLGSKHFPPLVLQGLFEDFYLQCPEAVEHAAYDLVATKQRDPAAVHYFEIMLFLKGYQALQAYRLGHWLWKNGRKTMAYFIQNRISEIFAVDIHPAALIGKGIFFDHATSLVIGETAVVEDNVSILHEVTLGGTGKESGDRHPKVKKSVMIGAGAKILGNVVIGEGAKVGAGSVVLDDVPPHFTVVGVPAQIVGRTEVSEPSRDMNQRVVNTGKEAPLTDQE; this is encoded by the coding sequence ATGGGAATAGATATCAGGAATATCTGGTCAACGATTGTCACTGAGGCGGCAAATGAGTGCGGTCGTGATCTCCAGATCAGGGTTTTTTTAGAGCAGCATATTCTGCGTTTTGATGATTTTGGCTCTTCACTGGCGATGCTTTTGTCGGTGAAGCTTGGATCGAAGCATTTTCCTCCTCTTGTGCTGCAAGGGCTTTTTGAGGATTTTTATCTGCAATGTCCTGAAGCTGTTGAACATGCAGCCTATGATCTTGTTGCAACGAAGCAGCGTGATCCGGCAGCGGTACACTACTTCGAGATTATGCTTTTTCTGAAAGGATATCAGGCCTTGCAGGCTTACCGTCTTGGTCACTGGCTCTGGAAAAATGGACGTAAAACCATGGCCTATTTTATCCAGAACCGTATCTCTGAGATCTTTGCCGTAGATATTCATCCCGCAGCGCTTATCGGTAAGGGCATTTTCTTTGACCATGCCACCAGTCTTGTGATTGGTGAGACTGCAGTGGTTGAAGATAATGTGTCGATTTTGCATGAGGTTACGCTTGGCGGCACGGGTAAGGAGAGTGGCGATCGTCATCCGAAAGTGAAAAAGTCGGTGATGATTGGAGCGGGAGCCAAGATCCTGGGTAATGTGGTGATTGGTGAGGGCGCCAAGGTCGGGGCGGGGAGCGTGGTGCTTGATGATGTGCCGCCCCACTTCACGGTTGTCGGTGTTCCTGCCCAGATTGTGGGTAGAACCGAGGTTTCGGAACCCTCTCGCGATATGAACCAGAGGGTGGTTAATACGGGCAAAGAGGCTCCTTTAACGGATCAGGAATGA
- the aroC gene encoding chorismate synthase translates to MIRYFTAGESHGPALSAIVEGMPAGITITPKEINTQLARRQQGHGRGGRMKIESDKAEILSGVRFGKTIGSPITLVINNRDWQNWTTTMAQFEKPDEQCSKITIPRPGHADLAGRIKYGFDDIRPVIERSSARETAARVAAGTVARLFLKALGIEIGSYISAIGSAAEASPDKQLEGLLLEGAEAVARQADLSPVRMLGKETETNALAAIDGASERGDTLGGIIEIFITGVPPGFGSYVQHDRRLDAALAAAIISIQAIKGVEIGTAFENARKPGSEVHDEFHLSREKGVIRKTNRAGGLEGSMSSGQTIHLRAAMKPISSLVTPLLSFDVETLQATPSRFERSDTCAVPAAGVVAEAVLAPVIANALLEKLGGDHLDEIRQRLDLYRESIRSTFHS, encoded by the coding sequence ATGATACGATACTTTACCGCCGGAGAGTCACATGGACCGGCACTATCGGCAATAGTGGAAGGAATGCCTGCAGGCATCACCATAACTCCGAAGGAGATCAATACCCAGTTAGCCCGCCGTCAGCAAGGACATGGCAGGGGGGGACGCATGAAAATAGAGAGCGACAAGGCAGAGATACTCTCCGGCGTCCGGTTCGGCAAAACCATCGGCTCGCCCATTACGCTGGTGATCAACAACCGCGACTGGCAAAACTGGACAACAACCATGGCCCAGTTTGAGAAACCCGATGAACAATGTTCAAAAATCACCATTCCAAGGCCAGGCCATGCTGATCTTGCAGGACGCATCAAATACGGTTTTGACGATATACGCCCTGTCATTGAACGCTCTTCAGCTCGAGAGACGGCAGCAAGAGTAGCGGCAGGAACGGTTGCACGACTCTTTCTCAAAGCACTCGGCATTGAAATCGGCAGCTACATCTCTGCCATTGGATCGGCAGCAGAAGCCTCTCCGGATAAGCAGCTTGAAGGACTCCTCCTTGAAGGAGCTGAAGCTGTCGCAAGGCAGGCCGACCTCTCACCGGTACGTATGCTCGGAAAAGAGACTGAAACAAACGCACTTGCAGCCATAGATGGAGCCAGTGAGCGCGGAGATACCCTCGGCGGAATCATCGAAATTTTTATTACTGGTGTACCTCCTGGCTTCGGCAGCTATGTACAACATGACCGGCGCCTCGATGCCGCACTCGCCGCAGCAATCATCTCCATTCAGGCTATCAAGGGAGTAGAAATTGGTACCGCCTTTGAAAACGCCAGAAAACCGGGTTCAGAAGTGCATGATGAGTTTCACCTTTCTCGGGAAAAGGGGGTAATCAGAAAAACCAACCGGGCTGGCGGCCTCGAAGGGAGCATGTCGAGCGGACAGACCATTCACCTGCGGGCGGCAATGAAACCTATCTCATCACTGGTTACTCCCCTGCTCTCCTTTGATGTTGAAACCCTGCAAGCAACCCCTTCACGCTTTGAACGCAGCGATACCTGTGCAGTACCCGCTGCCGGTGTGGTTGCTGAAGCCGTTCTTGCGCCGGTCATCGCCAATGCACTGCTTGAAAAACTCGGTGGTGATCATCTGGATGAAATCAGACAGCGCCTTGACCTTTACCGGGAGAGTATCCGCAGCACCTTTCATTCCTGA
- the hemB gene encoding porphobilinogen synthase: MSQLNLLNIVQRPRRLRKSAAIRNLVQEKHLTINDLVYPLFVCPGTNVVEEVSSMPGSFRYSIDNAVKECQELWDLGIQSIDLFGIPEVKTEDGSEAYNEYGIIQEAIRAIKAKVPDLCIMTDVALDPFTPFGHDGLVRDGIILNDETVEVLCKMAISHANAGADFVSPSDMMDGRIGAIREALDDTDFSDVGILSYAAKYASSFYGPFRDALHSAPQFGDKTTYQMNPGNTDEAMKEIELDIMEGADIVMVKPGLAYLDIVYRTKERFDTPVAIYHVSGEYSMVKAAAQRGWIDEKRVMMESLLCMKRAGADLIFTYYAKEAARILR; this comes from the coding sequence ATGAGCCAGCTCAATCTACTCAATATTGTCCAGCGACCCAGAAGATTACGTAAAAGTGCCGCAATCAGAAACCTTGTGCAGGAAAAACACCTGACAATCAATGATCTGGTTTACCCTCTTTTTGTCTGCCCGGGAACCAACGTCGTTGAAGAGGTCTCCTCCATGCCGGGAAGCTTCCGCTATTCGATTGACAATGCAGTAAAAGAGTGCCAGGAACTCTGGGATCTTGGAATTCAGTCTATTGATCTCTTTGGTATTCCTGAAGTAAAAACTGAAGATGGCAGCGAAGCCTACAATGAATATGGGATCATCCAGGAAGCCATCCGCGCCATCAAGGCAAAAGTGCCTGATCTGTGTATCATGACCGACGTCGCGCTTGACCCGTTCACCCCTTTTGGCCATGACGGACTGGTAAGAGATGGCATTATTCTCAATGACGAAACCGTTGAGGTGCTCTGTAAAATGGCAATATCCCATGCCAACGCCGGAGCTGATTTCGTCTCTCCCAGCGACATGATGGACGGTCGTATCGGCGCCATCCGCGAGGCTCTTGACGACACGGACTTCTCCGATGTCGGCATTCTCTCCTACGCTGCCAAATACGCATCAAGCTTCTATGGCCCATTCCGTGACGCACTGCATTCAGCGCCGCAGTTTGGTGACAAGACTACCTATCAGATGAATCCCGGCAACACCGATGAGGCCATGAAAGAAATTGAGCTCGACATCATGGAAGGTGCCGATATCGTCATGGTCAAACCCGGCCTTGCCTATCTCGACATTGTCTACCGCACGAAAGAGCGTTTTGACACTCCTGTGGCAATCTACCATGTCTCCGGCGAATACTCCATGGTCAAGGCTGCAGCCCAGCGTGGATGGATTGACGAAAAAAGAGTTATGATGGAGTCGCTGCTCTGCATGAAACGTGCCGGTGCAGACCTGATCTTTACCTACTATGCAAAAGAGGCTGCGAGAATTCTTCGCTGA
- a CDS encoding sodium ion-translocating decarboxylase subunit beta, whose product MDELMQFFGYSGFANATPGHLLMILVGMVFIYLAIRYEYQPILLVPIGFGILIGNTPFIEHGGMALGIYQDGSVLNYLYQGVLKGIFPPLIFLGIGAMTDFSPLISNPKLILLGAAAQLGIFMTYLGAISLGFTNPESASIGIIGGADGPTAIFLSSRLAPHLVGSIAIAAYTYMALVPLIQPPIMRLLTTQKERRIKMKPPRSVTKIEKVMFPVFGLLLTGFIAPGSLPLLGMLFLGNLLKESMVTKRLADTAKNAMIDIVTIILGVTIGASTQATTFLTHNSALIFILGATAFMFSTAGGILFAKFMNIFLSEGNKINPLIGAAGVAAVPESARVAQMEGLKADPENHLLMHAMAPNVSGIIGSAIAAGIMMSFMV is encoded by the coding sequence ATGGACGAACTTATGCAGTTTTTTGGGTATTCCGGTTTTGCCAATGCAACTCCGGGACACCTGTTGATGATTCTTGTCGGAATGGTATTCATCTACCTGGCGATCCGCTATGAATATCAACCGATTCTTCTGGTTCCGATCGGTTTCGGTATTCTGATCGGCAATACCCCGTTTATCGAGCATGGTGGTATGGCTCTTGGTATCTATCAGGATGGCAGCGTCCTGAACTACCTCTACCAGGGAGTACTGAAAGGAATATTTCCCCCCCTGATTTTTCTTGGAATAGGGGCCATGACCGATTTTTCACCGCTGATTTCAAATCCGAAGCTTATCCTGCTCGGTGCTGCGGCGCAGCTCGGCATTTTCATGACCTATCTTGGAGCTATCTCCCTCGGCTTCACCAATCCCGAATCAGCTTCGATCGGTATCATCGGAGGCGCTGATGGCCCGACAGCAATTTTTCTCTCTTCCCGGCTTGCTCCGCATCTCGTCGGTTCCATAGCCATCGCAGCATACACCTATATGGCGCTTGTCCCGCTTATTCAGCCACCGATCATGCGCCTTTTGACGACCCAAAAAGAGCGCAGAATCAAAATGAAGCCGCCTCGTTCGGTTACCAAAATCGAGAAAGTCATGTTCCCTGTATTCGGTCTGCTCCTGACCGGATTTATTGCTCCCGGCTCCCTACCGCTGCTCGGTATGCTTTTTCTGGGCAATCTGCTCAAAGAATCAATGGTCACAAAACGGCTTGCTGATACGGCAAAAAATGCCATGATCGACATCGTAACCATCATTCTTGGCGTTACCATCGGAGCGTCAACTCAGGCGACAACATTTCTGACCCACAATTCTGCCCTTATTTTCATCCTTGGCGCAACGGCATTCATGTTCTCAACGGCTGGCGGAATTCTGTTTGCAAAATTCATGAACATTTTTCTTTCAGAGGGAAACAAAATCAACCCGTTGATCGGCGCTGCAGGTGTTGCTGCGGTTCCTGAAAGCGCCCGTGTAGCGCAAATGGAGGGGCTGAAGGCTGACCCTGAAAATCATCTGCTCATGCATGCCATGGCCCCGAACGTTTCCGGTATCATCGGTTCAGCCATTGCCGCTGGCATCATGATGAGCTTCATGGTGTAA
- a CDS encoding biotin/lipoyl-containing protein, with amino-acid sequence MRKYKFTIGGNRYNVEIKSFEENIAEIEVNGTSYQVELGQEIKRPQTPKLVRYTPPTPVKPPQPLNTPGLSIVKAPLPGTIIALMVQPGSKVKREEPILVLEAMKMENNIFAEKAGTVKTVKVAVGDTVMQGDILIEIE; translated from the coding sequence ATGAGAAAATATAAATTCACGATCGGCGGAAACCGCTACAATGTCGAGATCAAATCTTTTGAGGAAAACATTGCCGAAATTGAAGTTAACGGTACCTCATATCAGGTTGAACTTGGCCAGGAGATCAAAAGGCCGCAGACCCCGAAGCTGGTCCGCTATACCCCTCCGACTCCAGTGAAACCGCCGCAGCCACTGAACACCCCGGGACTGAGTATCGTAAAGGCGCCTCTGCCAGGTACTATCATTGCCCTCATGGTTCAGCCCGGTTCAAAGGTAAAACGCGAAGAACCCATTCTGGTACTGGAAGCCATGAAAATGGAAAACAATATTTTTGCTGAAAAAGCCGGTACCGTCAAGACGGTGAAGGTAGCCGTAGGCGATACAGTCATGCAGGGTGATATCCTGATAGAAATTGAATAA
- a CDS encoding OadG family transporter subunit: protein MPSILQYFPVNLPAIQSQHLALAVTGYSVVFLSFFLLALLFSVIPKILSWNVRRTFDDKGDEAKRALAGNMIPGEVSAAISVAISLYLDELHDQENAILTIRKVGKSYSPWSSKIYNVINFKGFQR from the coding sequence ATGCCATCGATCCTTCAATATTTTCCGGTCAATCTCCCGGCAATCCAAAGTCAGCACCTGGCACTGGCTGTCACGGGATACAGTGTTGTCTTTCTTTCATTTTTCCTGCTCGCCCTGCTTTTCAGTGTGATACCGAAAATTCTCTCGTGGAATGTCAGAAGAACATTTGATGATAAGGGTGATGAAGCAAAAAGAGCCCTGGCGGGAAACATGATTCCCGGAGAGGTCAGCGCTGCCATCAGTGTGGCGATCTCACTCTATCTTGACGAGCTGCACGATCAGGAAAATGCAATTCTGACTATCAGAAAAGTCGGCAAAAGCTACTCACCATGGAGTTCAAAAATCTACAATGTCATTAATTTCAAAGGGTTTCAACGATGA